The DNA window ttggcATAGTATCTGGTAGTATTTAGAAGTGTTTGTCttgttctaaatttaaggagtaatttataaaatatgtgaacTCTATAATTGCCTTGATAAGATAGTTTTTAATTTGTGAAGTTTCTAATATAAAGAAAGTTTATGTAAGGTGAGGTAGATCACACCATAGTCATCCGACGAATTTAGTTGTCGAATTTAAAGAATGAAGACAAGTAAAATCAGTTGGTGTCATGTAGGGTAGATACCATTATTTTGTTCACCACATCTCATATTCTGGTTTTATTGCAAGTGGGACAGTTCGTTTTATCTCATATTGTCATGCGCTACATACGAACTTGTATCTCTCATTATTCACACTGTATTTGCGAAAGGTTACCGAACCTTAATTCTTAAATAACTCCAAGATACAATACTACACAGATCgataataaagataaataaaaatatataaacccTGAACACATGGTGAGCAAATGCATTCCCTTGCATGGACTTTAGTAAGGCTAGTTCATCTTGTTTTTGACGgaacatttaattatttgccactcttacgagtggtTCTAATATTTTGCCACTCCTaggtgtctatgacatgtgggaccggatccacatgtcataaacACATGAGATTAAATGCATTTGTAAAAGTAGCAAATGGTTAATTTTTCCGTTTTTGACAAGCCTTGCTCAATAAGATCAGCTAATCCTTGATATCCGTTATTACGTTCTCAAGCTGaattgtgtgttttttaaaaactttctaGGTACACATTTGTTTCTAAGAAACATTTTcaacattttcaatttttaattatcaatTAATTTATGCTAATCATATTTCTAATTTTGTGTAAGGTTATGTGGTTGTATATGGAATTTGGCtcctttacatatttataattgtctGGTAGAGACTAGTTATCGCATGCTTCGACGATTGCACTACTACATTTAACGACTTACATATAACATGGATCTTAGTGGACTATATAATGTTTCTTAGTCATTTTATTCACACGCGACATCGTATGCCCATGCTCCACTACATAAACAATCTAACTATAGTATCAAAAAGTAAAACCGACGAAATATCTAGTATTAGTAAGCATACATAACTCGTGTGTTGGCATTTAATAATAATGTATGGTTGTATGATAAGTTATGTTGTACATGTGATATGATATGCTCTTTATAGTGAGAAGTTACGCGGCATGCAAGAGAATAATAACAACGATGGAGCCTATCTCATAATCTTATACTGCAAACTTCATAAAGATCTTAGAAAAAAACACTTGCCATCCATTTTGTTTGCTCTTGTTTCCATAGTATCcatttacaaaattaatccacttcatttacaaaattaatccACTTTATTGTAAAAGTTTTCTCAACTAAAAATAGACACAATCAAATGGATGAGAAACTAGACTCCAAAACAAGCGTTATTGTATAACTATAAATCGTTAATTTCTCGATCCACTTTCTCCTCCACTACGACAATAGAAATTAAGGATGCACCATTTACTAGGTCCGCTAGCCCTTTTCAAAACACATCGCATCAATATTTTCATTACCACATTAAACGTAACATCACCTAAACATTATCACATCAGCAGTGACGATGCAAATTTCATTTTACTTGCACCGCACTCTTTTAATATCTCGAAGCTACCTCACGTTATTATTGCTAGCGTGTATAGGACGGTGAGTAAAGAAGGTGCCTGCCAGTATAGCGTATATGCTGCGTATAACAAACCCAACCAGGAGAGCAGGCAGTATATGCTGCTGCGTCCTCCCTCCGTGCGGCGCGTGCGAACCCGGAAACTGAACCCGCCTCCCCCACCCACCCATCGGATCCGAGACTGACGCGGAAAAATCGGGCCGGAAAGGCGTCGAGGGGAGGAACAGACGCGCGAAGGGGGAGGGAGGCTGCTATACTCgggctcgctcgctcgctcgctcgggCACGAAACCCTAGCCCTAGCCCTAGCCCTAGCCTTCGTCCACGCCCCACGCTGCCGTCTCCCCTCGCCGTGTCCCGCCCGGGCTCCGGCGGGGATGCCCCCTTCCCCGGCCGAGGCTTTATgagcggcggccgcgtcggGGGAATGGCCCGCGCCGAGGGCTTGCCGGAGGGGGCCGCCCCGGGCGTCGGGGTCGACCTGTACGCGCAGGCCAGGAAGGCGCTGTCGCTGCGGACGCCGTTCGAGGGCGAGGGGACGGCGCCTAGGGTCCCCACGCTGCCCGCGCGGCTCGTGAGCTGGGCGGGGCAGAGCGACGCGCGgaagaagcacaagaagaTTCAGCCTCAGGACGTGGCTGATGCGgagcacccgccgccgccagctacAGAGACCTCGGCGAAGACTGGCGTGTGGGAGCAGTTTGAGGCGTATTTTCGGCCAGTGAATTTGGATGATATTAATATGTTAACGCCAAACTTTCCGTTCAGCTACGGCGGGCTCGATTCATGCATTCTCGTACCATTTTTGGGCACTCCCAAGGAATTGCTAGACACAGCTGAGACATTTGATGTGGCTGTGGCTGAAACCAGCTCGTACTTGGGTTTGGGCGGTGAAGAAAGAGTCAGTAACAAAGAGCATAGCGAGCGAAGCGAGCAAAGTGTTGAGCAAGGCATACACGAGGTGATTGTGCGACAGTTCATTAGTAACAAGGAGCACAGTGAGCAGAGTGTAGAGCAGGGCATACATGAGGTGATTGTGCAGCAGGAGAATTGGCCGTTGGAAGTGGAGCAAGCTACTAACAATGCTGGTATCATGTCATCAAAATGTGAAGAGGAGGGAGAACCGTCACTGAATTGGTTGCTAGGAGCAAAGGAACGGTTTGTGCTCACTTCAGAGCGACCcaacaagaagaggaagctcTTAGGTGTAGATGCTGGGTTAGAGCAGCTTGTGCTGCTTCCGCGCTCAGGAGCTGAGGCTAGCTCTATATGTGATGTTTGTTGTTTGGGTGAGAGTGGTACAGCATCTAATAGCATGCTCAACTGCAACAGTTGCAAGGTGTCTGTGCACCAGAAGTGTTACGGTTTGCATCTTGTGCCTGATGGTGAGTGGTTGTGCACTTGGTGTAAGGATTTGGAGTCAACAGCACGGTTGAAGAAAGATGCGGATAGCACCTCGTCAATACCTTGTGTTCTATGCCCAAAGGAGAAAGGCGCTTTAAAACCTTTCAAAGGGGAGGCCGCTCAAACAGCGCATGTAGGGAACCTAAAACATGTGCACTTGTTTTGTAGTCTTTGGACCCCTGGAGCCCTTGTGGAAGACATGGAATCAATGGAACCTGTTACTTATGTTGGAAGCATCCAGGAGAATCAGAGGAAATTGGTGTGCAGCATTTGCAAGGTTAAGCATGGTGTATGTGTTCGATGTAGTCATGGTAAGTATTTGACTTAATCtccatttttttgaatttgggcTGGATGAACTAATATACAcacatttcatattatttaggCTAAATGTTTTGCAGAGAATTTTGCTTTGCGCACTTCCATTTTGTATCGCTACATAGAATTTTTGTGCATCACATTTCTACTTCAGTCTTGCGTTTCTTATACTGAGTTATCCGTATTGCTTAAAACCTTCCCTTTCATTAAATTTCACTTTTGAATTGGAAGATATGTTATACTTTATTGGTCTGTTCAATGAAAAACACTAGGACACTCATGTTTACTTGTGGAGGTAATTGTAAATCTATGTGCTCTCTTTGCAGTCAAGCATAGTAATCTCTTTTGCCAGGCTGTTGTGCAAAATGTTTGCTAAAATAGCTGGGCAGTAAGGGTATGTTTGGTTCCTTGGCTAGCCAATGAAATCCTGAATTGGCTTTTCGTTATGAGTGGGGAACTACTGACTTATATGTTGTCCATTGCCAAACTAAGCAAGCCAACCCAACACATTTCCTTGTACTAAACTTGCGAGGCAAGTATGAGCAAGCGACCAAACATGccatttatcattttatcttttctctgTTGATAACTTTTGAAAGGAAGCATTCCTTTTCTGAATGGATGACTTCGTTAACAACTCATTAACAACAAGGGAGTGATGGACACACACAAGTTTGTGGCATAACTAGGGATGCATCACTCTACTATGCAATGATGGAATACTGCTGGCAAAGATATTTGCTATGTTTGGCATGCAGTAATTTGGTAGAATGGTGCATTGTGATGCCATACGTAATGGTTTTACACTAGTGTTGCCGACattgttttaatatttttagtatataTAGTATGGGAAAAGGTGAATCCAGATACCCCCTTTTAACTCTTTATCTACAAGGTTATCTTCTAACTGCATTTTAGGTGAGAGGTGGCACAACATATCAAAGCGATTACTAAGTTCTAGCCCAACTTGTTATTATGCTGCTGTTAATGATGGGTGACTGCATATTAATTGGTTATATTTGTTCccctgttatttttttttgcaattaaaaacacaaccaacttttggggggggggggggtcacACATATTTTATTGGGCTGGTATGTCTGGTCGTTGGTATGGTCCACTGAGGAACTTTCTGGTTCATTCAGGATTTTACTCGTTCAAGGCAGGTTAGCTACTTGAATGATCCAACAGCATATACCAGATTGGCTATGGCtctgtcttttctttttttctttttggactTCCAGGACTGGTCTGATTCTGATAAGTGTGGTTTacagtatgtatgtatgtgtgtctGTGTGTGTCTGTATTTGCAAACTgataatcataaattttctcTATGTTTGTGGGCATTCATCCATTTATCAAGAGAAAGTCACGAAAGCACCAATGGTAAAGATTTGTGAATTGCAAAATACCATTGCATGTGAGAATGACACATATGGTGCAGGCTCATATATCATTGACACATGTGATGGTACTTGCCAACTCTGGGTTTTTTGGTGGTGCTAAACATTTGACCTTTTTTAGTCAATAAGGTTTACAACAAACACACGATGcctttttaattcaaatttcaccTTTATTTGACTCTTGGCTTATCCGCACACTTCAACTGAAACCTGCCAAGAACAATGAAATAGATACTGAAGActcaattttaaagtttagttCACACGTACAATTTTGAAATTATGTATGCTATGACATTAAGGTACATATGAGTTGACATATTAAGCTCAATATTCTTCTAAATATTGCAAAACAGCTGCAAAAATGCAGTAAGAAATGaattacatattaaaaaaactgtatAAAACTCAACCAGTGGGTTTAAGACTGCCCACGGCATGCAACTAAGTCGAAAAATCCCCTTGAACATGGCAAACAACCAGGTGTGCTCAACCTCACACAGGGAGCATGCTTCTACAAGCACCTGCGAGGGGTGATTTTTTGGTGGGATAGAATCATGCTTATGTTTTTGagttatttttgatattttcccTCAGTTTTGGTGGCACTTCAAACTAGcatcacttttttttattattatataactaGTTATCCATGTGTCTTCCAGGAACATGCAGGACAGCTTTTCATCCAATATGTGCCCGAGAGTCCAAGCATCAAATGGAGATATGGGGAAAATTCGGGCATCCTAGTGTGAGATCATTTTCTTCAAGTGGTTGCCATTAGCCTTATTTTGGTtgctttttttcaattttttgtttgtttccctTGTAGGTTGAGCTGAGAGCATTTTGCTCAAAGCATTCTGCTATTGGGTATATAAATTCTGTAGAGAGAAGTAACTGTGCATCTCAACAGAGTCCTACAGAAGTGAGGCCAAAGGATGCAAACCTTATCACTGGAAAGATACCAAAACTAAGATTCACACGCAAGAACAAGGATAGATTCATGAACTATGAAGCCACTAGCTTTAACTCTAGTACCCTTGTCAAAGTAGAGACCATAGAGCAAGCCTCTTTACCCCACATTATTAAAGGTTCAGACTCCTTAGCAATTGAAGGGATGGAAATGGATGCTGACAATCTAATGAGAAACTCTGCAGATATTGCTGTTGTTCTTAGAAAGGTAGTTTCTCTGGCAAAGCTCAATCAGGACTCAAATATCTACTACTTAATCTATTTCAAGGAAGGAAACATTAATTTCTGTACATTTTCAGCTAATTGATCAAGGAAAGGCTCGCGTTGGTGATATAGCATCTGAAGTGGGTATTTCTTCAGAATCTTTGGAAGCTGCTCTTTTGGTACACTAAATTGTACATTTTCTATGTCAAGTTTGTTTATAAGCCTCTTTGCCTTTTTTATGAGGGTATAAACTACTTTGCTAATAATCTGTTTGTCAGGGTGAAACTACCACCTTTTCCCATGGTTTGAAGCTGAAAATTGTCAAGTGGCTCCAAAATTCTCAAGCAAAGACTCTTAAAGGGGACTCAACAGTGGTGCATAATAGCAAACCAGGCAGATTTGAGGATACAGGTGGTGTCAATGTGAAGAGTTCATTGGTTCCATATGATGAGAAAGGAACAACAGTTGACTTGTCAGATTCTGCTGTGATGAAGTCTTCATCAAGATCTAAAGATAATAACAAGATGGTGAGGGATAACAAATCAATCTGTGCAACTGGAGTAACTTGTTTGCAGAATGGATTTAAGAAGCTGGCCGAAGCAGGCACTGATGATGAGTGTTCCCCTGCTGAAAATTGTGCTAAAGAACATACCCAAACTTTTTGTCCTGTTGGAGGCAAAGATACTCCAAAGAAAGAACATGAAGAATCGGTAAGATTTATTACTGATAAAGTGATAATGATTCTTTAAAACATTGTCTGTACTTGCTTTCAACACAATCTTAACCATGAAACATCGGTGTGTTGGTAATAGTTACACGTGTTTCCTTCCCAGGATAGCAGGCGCACACATTTATAGTTAGCGATTAGAGACCAAGTTTATTGCCAGTGTTGCATATCTCTACTTTCCTGCCAGCTGATCATAACATAATTTGATCATCATGCAATGGTTGTTGGTTGGTTCCTAAATGTATAAACAATTTTCCACCTCCCCATTTGGTCTTTGTTTGTCTCTCTGTGTGTGTTATCACGCGCACATGACATGGAAATGCATGCATTCCATTTATGCTGGCTGCGGTAATCTCTCTCTGTGTGTTgccttattaatttttatcgGTAGGTGTTCAACTAAGGAAATTTTACAATACCAATCCAGTGAATTTAccacaattttatcattttaaacTAATCTTTCATCATTAATAGTATCTGATTCCCATCCTTGTGACAGATATTGAACAAGATCTTTGACGGCACACAATTTGGAACTTCCATGCTGATAGCAAATGATAACAAAGGTAAAAATCTCTCTGTGTGTTTGGTACAATTTCTGGGTTGCACTAAGCACATTGGTTGTAGTATGGGCTAtcctgttttctttttgcttaCTCACTGGTAGTTCACAAAATtagacaaattaaaaaaattccggAAAGCCCTTTTCACAAGAAATTGCATGTTAGTTGTCCTTGTTTGAACTCTGAAGTTCATGACAATCTCAATTATAGCCTGAAAAGAGCTTGCATGACATTTATTTATCCATGTAATGCTGCATCAGCTCTGAATGCTCTTTGTACTAGGTTGACTGCTTTTATCAGAATGTAGTGCCTATTGTGAATTCTTTTTAGTTAGCTTGCTTGGAGTCTATATGCTGATGGTTGTAAATTAGCAAGTGTTCATTTTCCACTCTTTATATTATCATAATTATTCAGAcccatctttttgtttattataaCCATAAGCGAACCggcttattaacaattaaaaaataatttgtggataaaacttttatatacgtcatatgtgttcttagcgatctaaaagcaaaggctgaaaaaaaaactgcgatgataaaactccaaaatcaactccaaatctaagttttaaattcaaattttgactcatAAGCATAAGGGAAAAGATGGGGGGCATTGACTTGTGAGATGTGATAGTTCTGTACTGTTCTATTCCTCtacatttatttgttttgttgcttgCATAGGGGCTTTAGTGCATGCCTTCTCAATTTCTTCTGTTTAAGTAAGACCATTTCTTTTACCCACCCAAGCTGTTGCTGCAATGCTATCTGGCAACTCAATTGCCCTTTTGGGTTTCAGGAGAAATAGCTATGcaattctaaattcttgaGATACCATTTGTTTCCTTCCATTTAACCAATTATTGGTTTGCCTTTTTTTAGTTCTTACAATATGTTATTACAGGTACATCTTCTGGAAACAAAAGAGATAACTTGACTGAGGGTGAACCCAGTCCAGAGCAGGAGGGTTTCAATTCATTGAATCAATGTTTATCTCCGCGCAATAATGCAAAGCGTGGATTGAACTCAGTTGAAAATGGTGTTGGGAATAACCATGATTGCAATACAGATAATGTGCCTGGACAACCCTTTTCCAAGTAAGACGAAGAAAAATCAACAATTTGGCTTTTAGTTTCTCTTCTGGTTTTACTGATCTGATTCGTTTAATCtgattttccttctttttttttttctgcatgcCCTCTGAAAACTTGTTCTTAACTGCTGTTTTGCTATTTGCAGCCTTGATGATTCACATTATTATATCCATCCACTCATCAAGGAAAAGATGGCTCAGCTCTGGGACAATAAGTTGAAGCAGAATAAGCTGACACAATGTCATTCTGGTAAAGTTTTTAGAGTTTATCCTAGTTAACTACTTGACgtttatttatactaattgCCCCCTAGTTtgtacattttctttttttttatgtcatggTGTAACTAAACCTGTTTTCTGTTGCCTAATATTACTAGAAGATCCAGTATGTTCTCCTGATGATAAAAAGACTCCGGATTCCTCTATAGAACGTACAGAAACAACAGCTGGGATGGATCAAGTTTCAAAAGCAAAATCCTTAGGTATCCTTGACCACTCACCGGATGACGAAGTAGAAGGAGAAATGGTGTACTTGCAAGCCAGGCTACTTGACACTGCTGCCGTTCTGAAGCATAGATATGGTAAATTTTTCTGTGATTGTTTGTTCTTTGTATTCTTGTACTTCTGGCGAAGCTTATGGAATAATTCAACTTTTCTGTTTCCGTTGTTGCTTGTTTTACTTCAATGGGCCTTTGCTTGAACATTCTACAGAACTGTCTACATAATGAAGTCATTATTGCTCCATTTTTTTGAATCACTCGACTTCTTAATTTCGCAGAAGATTTAATAGCAAAGGTTGTCCAGAATCTCTCTCGTGAGTTAGATGCTTTTAGTAAGAGAAAATGGGATTTCATCTTCGTCAATCAGTTTCTCCGTGATGTTAGAGAAGCTAAGAAACGtgggagaaaagagaagagacaTAAAGAAGCTCAGGCCATTctggctgcagctgcagctgctgttgCGGCCTCCTCACGTAACTCGACTGTGAGAAAAGATGCAAATGATGATGTAGTACCTGCTAATCAAAAGGTTTATTGATGTGCTTTGATTAGTCAATTTACAAATGTATTCTTGCGTAGGCTATGgttcttatttattttgtacctGTAGAGTTCTCCAAAGTCTGGCGCTGGACCTCCAAGAGTTGGCCAGCGGACTTCTTCAATACTACGACTCAAGGATTCATCAAAACCATCCTACAACAAAGTTTCACAAGATAATAACTGCAGCGCTTTTCATATGCCGATTTGTTCCAAAGAAAATGCACTATACTGTGATGTATGCATGCGAAGTGAGACTGTGTTGAACCGAATATTTGTCTGCTCCAGATGCAAGGTGTTTTTTTGGTACTTTATTGAATCCTAGTCTTATAATACTTCATCATCTTACTAATTCCAACATGTTCAACAGGCTGCTGTCCATATAGATTGCTATAGAAATCTCGATAATTCTACTGGCCCCTGGAAGTGTGAGCTTTGCAAAGATATTTCACCAGAAGCTGCTTGTGTTGGTGATCAAACAGATTGTAATGGCACGGACCTATCCTTGGTGCATTGTGATCTGTGCCATGGCATATCAGGTGCTTTTAGAAAGACTGCAGATGGAAAGTGGATTCATGCTTTCTGTGCTGAGGTATTTAGACGAGTGTTATATTTGGTTTTCATGTGATTTCTCTTGATATCTaatattttaaacattttcTCAGTGGTTGTTGGAGACCAAATACGTGAGGGGACAAGATAATCCTGTCAGTGGAATGGTAGTCTTCTCTGCCCAGCATTTCAATTTTTCCCCAATTTCAGTTTTAGGAACATATATGATCTTTTCTGATGTGTTTATCATCCACAGAATCAAAAGCTGTTGTTTCTCAGCTTTAGTGTGATTATATATTGCATCACCTTAATGTTGACTGTTTAATGTATTTATCAGGAAAGTCTTGTAAAGGACAAAGATACTTGCTGTGTCTGCCTCCTCACTGCTGGCTCATGTCTAAAGGTACATCATAATCTTTGTCCTCTCTTCTAATTTAATGCATGATGACGCCAAGCATTTTGAATCttacttttgttttcttctatcATTCAGTGCAATAATGGAGACTGCCAAACCACTTTTCATCCTTCTTGTGCTAGACATGCTGGTTTCTACATGAACACAAAAGGATTTGGTGGCATGTTGCAGCACAAGGCGTATTGTAGCAAACACAGCATAGAACAAAGGGAGGTGAGCGTAGTAGAAACATAGAGCTAGTATTCTGGAGTAATGAGCCTCTTTGTTTTCTACCTAAGATCAGGATTCACTACTCATACTGCAGATAATCTGTTATTATGATAGGAAATAAACTTTCCTTACATGTATAACAAAACTTAAATTAGAATTGTCATCGTTAAGCAAAAGAAAGGGGGCGAATGAGGGTTGGTATAATCCTGTGTCCAATTTGCAGGCTTGGTTGCATATTGTTCTCGTTTTCCTTACCATATTGGATGGAAAGAGAAATATGATGTACGAGGATATGGCAATCTTGTGTTGGTACAATTATTTTCTGtagcttattttattatttgaaattaatGCAGGCTGATATGCAACAGTATGGACCTGAGGAGTTTAACAGCATGAAAAGGATGAGGGTTAGTATATATGacactttttttgttttcctatTTTGATATGCAATACAAACATTTCTGTTCGATGCTATGTAAGGTTTCAAATTTCCAGTGCATTGAATGCTGTGCTTGCtcacttcttttctttcagagGCGCTGACTCATGTTTTCTATGAGTAATAGTTGCttctgtattttaatttttggacTATAAACAACCACCTAGTAAATGTCCAAAGGATGTCCATTCTCATTGAGCATTGATTAAATGATCCCTGAGGAAATGCACTACCATTTTGCAGGTTGAGTTGGAAAAATTGCGACTCTTGTGTGAGAGGATAATTAAGAGAGAAAAGGTGAAGGTATGTGTAGCTGTTATACTTTTTGTATGGTGTCACTGAACTACATGAGGAAGCTTCTTGTCCCTTTTTTAGAAACCACTTTGGCCCTTCTTTTTGTGAATcaatttttattctttcatGTTAATAGATATAATCCTGCTTGAAATACTCATTTCGTGGATATTGTATGCacttttaagaaaaatctCTGTTTTACTTGTATCATAGTTTTTGGATTTACTTCACAATGTTACCATTCTGTCTAGTTAGTTGGTAGCCTTCATTCCAATTAAGGCTCCTCGTGCATTCTTCAAAACAAACAGCAGTAGTTATTTTGGAGTCTTCAtacatttcaaatttttacgTTAAATCCTCAGTTGTTACTGTTGTGATGTTGATTGAGGGTGGTGGGCCTATGGCAGTTAAATTGTGAattgatatatggaaaataacATGCTACTAGTATTTATatcatgaaaaagaaaagtccAGTCATGTTCACCCTCAATCAATGCATCAAGGGTTTTGTGCGCGTGAACATTATTTTAACCATTGATCCACTAAAATCTACTGCTGAGattattactttttttattcatcaGATCTTTGTCTTGATATTTCCCTGTGcgaaactttaaattaatatactgTGGTCTGTTTTATGACAGCGTGAGAGGATCCTATGTGATCATGACATACTTGCCAAAACAAAGGACACACTTGTTTTCTCCTACCTTGCACATGGAGCAAGTTCAGAATCTGCCACTACTTCTGTTAATAACAAATCATACAGTAGCACCATGCAGAGGTCTGATGATGTCACAGTGGACAGTACTATTTCTGGGAAAAAGGCAATCAGGTTTTCTCTGTCTAACAGAGATGCTGAGATAAACACAGCTGATAGCTCAAGGACACTGATATCGTTCAAAAGGAAGTTGAGTGAAAGGGGATCACTTGCTGGTAAGCAGCTCCCACAAAGACCAGTTACCTCCTTACAGAAATTGGAAGGTGGAGAAAAGAAGACAAAAGATAAGAAGGTTTGTACTTTCGTTTCAGattttaacttattttctatataatgcTAAATTGCTAATGTGTAGAAGACATGGTTTTGCAGCATAGGGAAACATTTCAGAAGGAACTTGTTATGACATCTGATCAAGCTTCTACCCAGAACCAACGTCTTCCAAAGGGATATGCATATGTTCCTCGTGACTCTCTTTCTAAAGAGAAGCTGCGGAATCGAAACACACAGGCCCATGAACCACAAGAGCCTGGTGGATAGGAGCAGCTGAGATCAAGACGGTTAATTTTGTCTCAGGAAAGGCCAGAAGACGTTCTGCTTCCGACTTCACACCCCAAAAATACAAGCGTCAGGTGGGGCTGGCCATTGTTACTGATACAAAAGGTTCCAGGCAACAATGATCCAGTTGGGCTGAAGTTGTAGAGCGGTGCAAACTGAGTTAATGTGAATGAAAGAATGAAACAGATGAATGTATGGTGTGGGATCTTTACCAGAAATCTTGCCCCGCCTCAGGCCGCTCAGGTGAACAGCAACATGGGTGGATTCACCTGTTGAGGCTATACAAAGATGCCTTTCTCGCCTGTACATATAGATTATCTAGAGTGCAGATTCTGTAATTTCTTTGTACATTCTCGCCTTTGCATATGATAGTTTAGTGTTGCTGAAGTGATAGTTTAGCTTTGCAGAAGAGAAAGGAATAACCATTCTTTTTTGGCTTTACAAGAAAAGAAGATTTCCTTGGTACCATCGGTGCGAGTCAGGAATATAATCGCACAAAGGATTGAAGACAGGCACTCAACGAGGTCTGATTCATGCTGTCTGTTGAGATGGATACATCGAAATGAAGCGGTTGACAAAGGATTGGTGGTGTTCATCAGCCATATTACTGGTGAAGTGGTGATTAACTGGTATAGTTTTTGGATACAGCAGTACAGTCTGACCCTGTTCTTTGTTATGTTGATTGGTTGCGGGTGACTCGCTCGGAGCTTGTTAACAGCAATTTGATTTTTAGGCGAACAAGCGGTTCTTGTTTTAAATGACTGATAACAGCTTTAGTCTGGTGTGGTAGTCggctactttttttaaaaaaatgttagatGCAGATATTTTGGTCTGAGACAGGTCTTTTCCGTTTGCCGTCCAGATTTGTAACTTGGTTAATAACCCTTCATGCCGTTGGAAGCCACACAGACGATGTAAAGAACATTTTCTGATGATTTAGTTGTACTTGTTCATTTATTATGTGCTTTTTCGTACGGCAAGTACCTT is part of the Oryza brachyantha chromosome 2, ObraRS2, whole genome shotgun sequence genome and encodes:
- the LOC102700684 gene encoding uncharacterized protein LOC102700684; this translates as MSGGRVGGMARAEGLPEGAAPGVGVDLYAQARKALSLRTPFEGEGTAPRVPTLPARLVSWAGQSDARKKHKKIQPQDVADAEHPPPPATETSAKTGVWEQFEAYFRPVNLDDINMLTPNFPFSYGGLDSCILVPFLGTPKELLDTAETFDVAVAETSSYLGLGGEERVSNKEHSERSEQSVEQGIHEVIVRQFISNKEHSEQSVEQGIHEVIVQQENWPLEVEQATNNAGIMSSKCEEEGEPSLNWLLGAKERFVLTSERPNKKRKLLGVDAGLEQLVLLPRSGAEASSICDVCCLGESGTASNSMLNCNSCKVSVHQKCYGLHLVPDGEWLCTWCKDLESTARLKKDADSTSSIPCVLCPKEKGALKPFKGEAAQTAHVGNLKHVHLFCSLWTPGALVEDMESMEPVTYVGSIQENQRKLVCSICKVKHGVCVRCSHGTCRTAFHPICARESKHQMEIWGKFGHPSVELRAFCSKHSAIGYINSVERSNCASQQSPTEVRPKDANLITGKIPKLRFTRKNKDRFMNYEATSFNSSTLVKVETIEQASLPHIIKGSDSLAIEGMEMDADNLMRNSADIAVVLRKLIDQGKARVGDIASEVGISSESLEAALLGETTTFSHGLKLKIVKWLQNSQAKTLKGDSTVVHNSKPGRFEDTGGVNVKSSLVPYDEKGTTVDLSDSAVMKSSSRSKDNNKMVRDNKSICATGVTCLQNGFKKLAEAGTDDECSPAENCAKEHTQTFCPVGGKDTPKKEHEESILNKIFDGTQFGTSMLIANDNKGTSSGNKRDNLTEGEPSPEQEGFNSLNQCLSPRNNAKRGLNSVENGVGNNHDCNTDNVPGQPFSNLDDSHYYIHPLIKEKMAQLWDNKLKQNKLTQCHSEDPVCSPDDKKTPDSSIERTETTAGMDQVSKAKSLGILDHSPDDEVEGEMVYLQARLLDTAAVLKHRYEDLIAKVVQNLSRELDAFSKRKWDFIFVNQFLRDVREAKKRGRKEKRHKEAQAILAAAAAAVAASSRNSTVRKDANDDVVPANQKSSPKSGAGPPRVGQRTSSILRLKDSSKPSYNKVSQDNNCSAFHMPICSKENALYCDVCMRSETVLNRIFVCSRCKAAVHIDCYRNLDNSTGPWKCELCKDISPEAACVGDQTDCNGTDLSLVHCDLCHGISGAFRKTADGKWIHAFCAEWLLETKYVRGQDNPVSGMESLVKDKDTCCVCLLTAGSCLKCNNGDCQTTFHPSCARHAGFYMNTKGFGGMLQHKAYCSKHSIEQREADMQQYGPEEFNSMKRMRVELEKLRLLCERIIKREKVKRERILCDHDILAKTKDTLVFSYLAHGASSESATTSVNNKSYSSTMQRSDDVTVDSTISGKKAIRFSLSNRDAEINTADSSRTLISFKRKLSERGSLAGKQLPQRPVTSLQKLEGGEKKTKDKKHRETFQKELVMTSDQASTQNQRLPKGYAYVPRDSLSKEKLRNRNTQAHEPQEPGG